In the genome of Eriocheir sinensis breed Jianghai 21 chromosome 56, ASM2467909v1, whole genome shotgun sequence, one region contains:
- the LOC126984180 gene encoding hepatoma-derived growth factor-related protein 2-like isoform X5, with protein sequence MPKKDVFKPGDPVFAKVKGYPHWPARVENFEPDPSGKGVKKYPVLFYGTYETATLKPDDIFPYEENLERFGKVQKRKGFNEGLWQIVHNPNFDPNIPIPPEILASSVSAPSTPKTPQAAPIKPGKKSLDATPVDGIKIKMEESDEDDANLVIDDGGKERKVGRKRKRLESDNTPSEAKKTPRDTPKLPRGPQKETPKDSTPKTRLGAKEGQATETAEPQVSRSGRLIKPKKFLDEGEDVSRPPSAPATPTSAPGAPLSGTPAAPGTPATLALTPAPVPDTDTPAAATPASDPATAAAPSPAPATAAAAGANVPTPADTPVTKAPTEASLPEVKDTPSSTRNAIKAPTSPPPSAATTKKRLSQASAEETPATPEVATPTAPPPKKRGRPPKNRDVDASPKVAANSVSTPKTPSAQDTTSKSFPPSHKALGDNIKQPGREKGKNQLKQNEIDLPKETDVASKQTFLKLKTDIESGTLNAEELKELAKASEKDEMHTSIVEENRRYTETCKAKTLDMEAQLLDLDQKIREALSVTNPRKDDAKMYLEKMSKLVISGLMLKKNPHVVDAIKKCRRYKYDDEVRLKADMVYNRFKLLFVVPESQEWDSMFAEKVAEFDDACHRSGISEESKISLVRDPTHHIEGPQEEAGKRGKENTSPLSKS encoded by the exons ATGCCCAAGAAGGACGTGTTCAAGCCCGGCGACCCCGTGTTTGCCAAGGTGAAGGGCTACCCGCACTGGCCGGCGAGG GTTGAGAATTTTGAGCCAGATCCATCtggaaaaggagtgaagaaataTCCAGTGTTGTTTTATGGAACATACGAAAC GGCAACTCTGAAGCCAGATGACATCTTCCCCTATGAAGAGAACTTAGAAAGGTTTGGTAAAGTTCAGAAGAGGAAAGGTTTCAACGAGGGCCTATGGCAGATTGTCCACAACCCCAACTTTGATCCCAATATA cCCATACCTCCAGAGATCTTGGCAAGCAGCGTTTCAGCACCAAGTACTCCAAAGACCCCACAGGCTGCCCCAATCAAGCCTGGGAAAAAGTCCCTGGACGCCACACCAGTAGATGGAATCAAGATAAAGATGGAAGAGTCAGATGAGGACGACGCTAATCTAGTTATTGATGATGGTGGGAAAG AGAGAAAGGTTGGGAGGAAACGCAAGAGACTGGAATCTGACAACACCCCATCGGAGGCAAAGAAGACACCCAGAGACACGCCAAAGCTGCCTCGCGGCCCTCAGAAAGAAACCCCAAAGGACAGCACCCCCAAGACGCGGCTAGGAGCCAAGGAAGGG CAGGCGACGGAAACAGCAGAGCCACAGGTTAGCAGGAGTGGACGACTGATCAAGCCTAAAAAGTTCctagatgaaggggaagatgtTTCCCGTCCACCATCTGCACCTGCAACTCCAACATCTGCTCCTGGTGCACCCCTGTCTGGCACTCCAGCTGCCCCTGGGACACCAGCCACACTTGCCCTCACTCCTGCTCCTGTTCCTGACACTGACACACCAGCAGCTGCTACTCCAGCCTCTGACCCTGCCACTGCTGCAGCCCCATCCCCAgctcctgctactgctgctgcagcTGGTGCAAATGTACCCACCCCAGCAGACACGCCTGTTACCAAAGCACCAACTGAGGCCTCTCTACCAG AAGTTAAAGATACACCATCAAGTACCAGAAATGCAATCAAGGCTCCCACGTCCCCTCCTCCATCTGCCGCCACCACCAAGAAGAGGCTGTCCCAGGCCAGCGCTGAGGAGACTCCTGCCACGCCAGAGGTGGCCACACCAACA GCTCCTCCTCCAAAGAAGAGAGGCCGTCCTCCAAAGAATCGAGATGTAGATGCGTCACCAAAAGTTGCTGCTAACTCCGTCTCAACACCCAAGACTCCCTCAGCCCAAGACACTACCTCAaagtcattccctccctcacacaaagCCCTTGGGGACAATATAAAACAGCCAG gaagagaaaagggtaaaaatCAGTTGAAACAGAATGAAATAGATCTTCCAAAAGAG ACTGATGTCGCCAGTAAACAAACATTTTTGAAACTTAAGACTGACATTGAGTCTGGGACTCTAAATGCTGAGGAGCTCAAGGAACTAGCTAAAGCAAGTGAGAAGGATGAGATGCATACATCAATtgtagaagaaaatagaagatataCAGAGACTTGTAAAGCCAA AACCCTGGACATGGAAGCACAGCTGCTTGACCTGGATCAGAAGATCCGCGAGGCCTTGTCTGTCACTAACCCTCGGAAAGATGACGCCAAGATGTACCTGGAAAAGATGTCTAAATTAGTCATCTCTGGCTTGATGCTGAAGAAGAATCCTCATGTTGTGGATGCCATTAAAAAG TGCCGTAGATACAAGTATGATGATGAGGTTCGGCTGAAGGCAGACATGGTCTACAACAGATTTAAG CTCCTCTTTGTGGTGCCGGAGAGTCAAGAGTGGGACTCTATGTTCGCTGAAAAGGTGGCTGAATTTGATGATGCTTGCCATAGGTCTGGTATCTCTGAGGAGAGCAAAATCTCATTGGTCAGAGATCCAACTCATCACA TTGAAGGCCCTCAGGAAGAGgctgggaaaaggggaaaagaaaatacaagtcCATTGTCAAAAAGCTGA